Part of the Gammaproteobacteria bacterium genome is shown below.
AATAATAGATTATTTTTACTTGCTTGTCCCCTAACCAACGCGCAGGTTAGTATATCAAAGGTTAATTCCAGCCCCTGCTGATCCGCCCGCACGGTAAAAAGATTGGCAATGTTGTCGAAGAAATCTCTCAGCGCAAAAACCGCAGCCTCGAGTTCGAGTCGGCCGGCCTCGACTTTGGAGTAGTCGAGAATGTCATTCAGAAGGGAGAGCAACGCCCTAGCGGATAGAGTAATTTTCTTCAAATAATCGCGGAGCCGGGGTGACAATTCGAGATCGAGCGCCAGACTGGACAATCCGATAATGGCGTTCATGGGGGTACGGATCTCGTGGCTCATATTGGCGAGGAATTCCGACTTGACGCGGTTAGCGGTTTCCGCCTGATGCCGTGCCACAACGAGCAGATCATTAGCCTCTTTGACACGTACCAAAGTTTTAACAACTTCTTGTTCGGCCAATTTGAGAGCAGTCACGTTTTCATGAGACACCACCACATACCCGGCACTTTCACCGACGATCCGTGTCACCCGCATATTAAACCAACGCTGCTCAATCGGTGAATGACACGGATACACCTGCTGATATTCTTCACAATCGCCGCGCAAGACCGCTAGAATACCATCGGTGGCGGCACAGGCATCGGAGATGTTGGTATGGCAGGCATCTCCACAGATCACTAGATAATTGATACCGATGCAATCACTGTTTCCCACCAAACCATTACAACTAGCAAAATCTTTCCAGACCGCGTTGGTTTCAATGATCACCCCGTTGCTATCGAGGATGGCGACGTGGGAGCTGAGGGCATTTAGCACCGATCGAATAAAACTTTCTCGATCGTGGAGCTGTGCAATCACCTTGCGATTGCTGTCGAGCAAGCTGTTGCGTTCTTCAGCTAGTAGATTGAAATTAGTCAGCAGCCGACCGACTTCGTCGTCATTCTTTACAGAAAGTGTAACTAGGCCCGTTTTGTTTTCCACCATATTGTGAATGGCGACAGTCGCCGCTTCGAGTGGGCGAAACGACCAACGAATAGATAGCCACATCAGCCAGACGATGATGGTAGTCAACACTCCACCGATCTCATAGGCGATAATTTTCATATCGTGGATCGGTGCAAAGGCCTCTGCCGTTGGCAAGACAATCTGCACGATCCAACCGGTTGAGGGCATCCGTTTTCCAGAAGTCAGGGTCTCAATGCCTTGGGAATTGATGGCGATTCCTGAACCCTCAAAACCGGCGACAAACCGGTCGAGCATAACGTTTACGCCGGGTGGTCTCATGAGATTCGAAATGAGTTTGGGATCGCTGGAGGTAACAATGGTTTGGTATTTCGGGTCGTTAATGGTCACATAACCAGCCTTGCCCAGAGTTAATTCCTCGATAAAACCAAACAATGTCGAATCAGACAGAGTAGCAAATCCGGCAATAACGGCAATAATTTCACCCGCAGGGTTTTTGATAGGGGCTGCTATCGCGATACCAGGCAACTTCGTGAATCTACCGATACGCGCCTTCCCAATCGCCGGTTTACCGGTTACCATGACCTGTTGAAAATATTCCAGTGTTTCGTATCGGGCGGCTTGCCGTTCTGGGAGGTGCGGGTAATCGGCAATGCCTTGACCTTCGCAAGAAATGAGCACCACTCCCGCCTTGAACATATAATTCAAGGCGATACGATTCTTAAAATAATAGACCTTATCGAAAACCCCCTACCTAGCTCTGCCGGACAACGCAACCTCATGATTTATATTGACTGTGGTGGGTGATGAGGAGGTTTCCGATAAGGTCTAATATCTAGCCTTGTCGGGATCGGCCAAGAGTTCTGGCGTGATATTCTCCGCATTGCCAGTGATCATGAGGAGACGCTGGCGGATGTTGTCATCAATACCGTTGACAATAAAGGACACAATCGAGAACTGTTGCCCAGAAAGCAATTGGGTGAGATTACGTTCTAGGCGTACCGATAGGGCATAAATCAAGAACCAAATACTGCTCAGGAAAAACAGTAAGACCAGGGTGGTCAACCTGGATTTGAGATTCATCCTACACAAAGGATTAGATATAGATAGCTTTGACATTAGCTGAAAATCCTCACACCACCTCGATCCGTAAACCGATGCAAATTGTGGCTTCCTGCTGTCGCCTGTCTACAGAGACAGATAATCCAAGAATGATTACATCCGAAGGTCGCTTTGCTCAACTCTTGGCTAATGACGGGTAACCCCCCAGGTTGCAAAACACAACATCGGAGTTTTCGGAAGGGTACTAGGCAACAACTTGGATTAACCATCATCACCACAAATTCGATTTCGCCCTTCTGTCTTAGCGCGGTAGAGCATTTGATCGGCCCGTTCCAGCAAGTCGGCAGATGTTCCCTTAGCGTTGGGTATAACGCTGGCGAAACCAACGCTAATTGTGACCCAGTGCGAGACCTTGGAAGCAGGGTGGGGGATTCGTAGAGATTCCACACCAGCACGAAACCGTTCAACAATTATTCGGACACCTGCGGCGGTAGTTTCAGGTAGTAGGGCGATAAATTCCTCGCCACCATAGCGGGCCACAAAATCGGGAGGGCGCTGAAAGGCCTCCGCCAGTGCCCCCGCAACTTTTTTCAGGCAGGTATCCCCCGTACGATGACCTTGATGATCGTTGTAGTCCTTAAAGAAATCAATATCCGTCATGACTAATGTCAGCGGCAGGAAGTTTCGGTATGCACGCTTCCATTCAAGATCCAACGCCTCATCGAAACGGCGCCGGTTAGGAAGATTAGTCAAGCCATCGATCAGCGCTAGAGATTCGAGCAAGTCGTTTTTTAGTTTAAGGTTAATCTGGTTTTGCACCCGCACAGTCACAATGGGCAGATGAAAAGGTTTGGTAATGTAGTCCATCGCCCCCAGTCGTAACCCATATTCCTCATCGATTGCGTCAGCCTTGGCCGTGACGAAAATGATGGGAACATTTTGGGTTGCCGAATCATTTTTGAGGCGGCGGCAGACCTCGTAACCATCCACTCCGGGCATCATGATGTCAAGCAAGATCAGATCGGGAATACCGTGTTTTGCAATACTATCCAAGGCAGCCTGACCACTGGTAGCCGCACGAACGCGGTAATCTGCCCGAAATGCCTCGGCCAATACTTGGACATTAATGGGCGTATCGTCGACAATCAGAATCAAAGGTTTTTCTTTTACAACCATGATATTATTCCGCGAATGGGTGGGCTCTGTCCTCTGCTCCTAACCAAAGAAAAATCACCGATCGTCAGGATAATTATTCTACGAAAGAAGGCGGGGCGATAGCGGTTAGGCGATTAATCGTGTCCCCTATCGTCAAATAATCCACAGTGCCGATCTGATCCTTAAGACGCGCCAAATCGTCACGCAGCGATGGGCTTGGTAGCGCCTTTTGAAGTTCTGAGACCAATTTGAGAGGAATGAACTCACCATTATCGAGTAACGTTCGCAATTCCTTGAATAATACAGCGGCGCGAGACCAATCGCAGGGTGTATCATTGATCTCAGGTGAGGGAGACAGGGTGTCGATAGCGGCCAGTGCAACCCCGAGCGCATGTTCGAACGCCGCCTGACTGGCTGGTGGCTGGCCATCCTTGAGTTCCCGCTCCAATGTATTGGTGTAGTGATGTACCTCAGTCGCGGCAAGATTGCCTGCGGCGCCCTTGAGCATATGAAGCCACTGCATCGCCTCCTCGCGCTGCCCCTCGTTCAACAAGCCCGAAATCGTCGCACTGGTCGTAGCGAATTGCTCGCCAAACTGTTTCAACAACTCCACCAACAGGCCACGATTGCCATCTAGTCGCAGAATCGCTAGCTCAATATCAAAGCCTGGCAGATGGTCGGGTAAGATATCGCACTTGAACCACGCATTGTCTCTCTCACTGACAAGTACGTTATTTCCCCGTGACGATTCATGCTCTCCTGGGAGAGCAGTTATCTCATTTGCCTCGCCATTGGGATGGCTGCCCCCCAAAGAATTGGGCAGGAGGCCCGCGCCTCCAGGACACAGAACAATTACAGGTTTCCTTGGGACAATCCAGCGTTCCAGCACTCGTAACAACTGCTCGGGCAAGATGGGTTTGGCGATGTGGTCATTCATCCCAGATTCCAGACACTCCGTTCGATCTTTAACCAAAACTGCCGCAGTCATGGCGATCACGGGTAGGGCGTGAAAACGTTCATTTCGACGAATTCGGCGTGTCGCCTCCAGACCATCCATTACCGGCATTTGAATATCCATGAGCACAAGGTCGAAAGAGATCGACCTCTCTAACGCCATCAATGCCTGTTCACCGTCGTCGGCAATGATGACGGAAAATCCCCAATGCTCCAG
Proteins encoded:
- a CDS encoding two-component system, chemotaxis family, response regulator WspR, translating into MVVKEKPLILIVDDTPINVQVLAEAFRADYRVRAATSGQAALDSIAKHGIPDLILLDIMMPGVDGYEVCRRLKNDSATQNVPIIFVTAKADAIDEEYGLRLGAMDYITKPFHLPIVTVRVQNQINLKLKNDLLESLALIDGLTNLPNRRRFDEALDLEWKRAYRNFLPLTLVMTDIDFFKDYNDHQGHRTGDTCLKKVAGALAEAFQRPPDFVARYGGEEFIALLPETTAAGVRIIVERFRAGVESLRIPHPASKVSHWVTISVGFASVIPNAKGTSADLLERADQMLYRAKTEGRNRICGDDG
- a CDS encoding hypothetical protein (Evidence 5 : Unknown function), whose product is MSKLSISNPLCRMNLKSRLTTLVLLFFLSSIWFLIYALSVRLERNLTQLLSGQQFSIVSFIVNGIDDNIRQRLLMITGNAENITPELLADPDKARY